In Prevotella sp. oral taxon 475, one DNA window encodes the following:
- the udk gene encoding uridine kinase — protein MHKTTIIGIAGGTGSGKTTVVKKIAEALPPHYVAVVPLDSYYNDTSDMTEEERHAINFDHPDAFDWKLLTKQVNDLRNGMAVEQPTYSYLLCNRLKETIHIEPKPVIIIEGIMTLLNKRLRDIMDLKIFVDADPDERLIRNIQRDTIDRGRTVSMVVERYLEVLKPMHEQFIEPTKRYADLIIPQGGENEKGISILCRYIEGLVPVE, from the coding sequence ATGCACAAGACAACCATTATCGGCATCGCCGGAGGAACCGGTTCGGGCAAAACAACCGTTGTAAAAAAGATTGCCGAGGCCCTTCCACCGCATTATGTGGCCGTGGTTCCACTCGATTCTTACTACAACGACACTTCGGACATGACCGAGGAAGAACGCCATGCCATCAATTTCGACCATCCCGATGCCTTCGACTGGAAACTGCTGACCAAACAGGTGAACGACCTTCGCAACGGAATGGCCGTAGAACAACCCACCTATTCGTATCTGCTGTGCAACCGTCTGAAGGAGACGATCCACATCGAACCGAAGCCGGTGATTATCATTGAGGGCATCATGACGCTGCTCAACAAACGGCTACGGGATATTATGGATCTGAAAATCTTTGTCGACGCCGATCCGGACGAGCGTCTGATACGCAACATTCAGCGAGACACGATCGATCGCGGACGAACGGTTTCGATGGTGGTGGAACGCTATCTCGAGGTGCTCAAGCCCATGCATGAGCAGTTTATCGAGCCTACCAAACGCTATGCAGACCTCATTATCCCGCAAGGAGGCGAGAACGAGAAGGGCATCTCTATCCTTTGCCGCTACATCGAGGGACTGGTTCCGGTGGAATAG
- a CDS encoding uracil-DNA glycosylase family protein: MTQHTLQEPQHTLPVERHPLSPFLPEGCKLLMLGSFPPAQKRWCMHFYYPNFINDMWRIYGQVFFHDKEYFVDKERKTFRLDELKPFLERLGVGIFDTATAVRRTTGTAADKDLEVVEATDLAALLRRIPQCRAVVTTGQLATNVLMTRFNISQLPAVGQYVPFTFEDDGREMRLYRMPSSSRAYPMKLEAKAERYEKMFKEVL; this comes from the coding sequence ATGACACAACACACTCTGCAAGAACCGCAACACACACTGCCCGTCGAACGCCATCCACTCAGTCCGTTTCTGCCCGAAGGATGCAAACTGCTGATGCTCGGCAGTTTTCCGCCGGCACAAAAGCGGTGGTGCATGCACTTCTACTACCCCAACTTCATCAACGATATGTGGCGTATCTACGGACAGGTGTTCTTCCACGATAAGGAATATTTTGTGGATAAGGAGCGCAAGACGTTCCGATTAGACGAGCTGAAACCTTTCTTAGAGCGCCTCGGGGTGGGCATTTTCGACACGGCTACGGCTGTGAGACGCACCACAGGGACGGCTGCCGACAAAGATTTGGAGGTGGTGGAGGCTACCGATTTGGCCGCATTGCTCAGGCGAATCCCCCAATGCCGAGCGGTAGTCACTACGGGACAGTTGGCCACCAACGTGCTGATGACCCGATTCAACATCTCCCAACTGCCGGCCGTGGGACAGTATGTGCCGTTCACATTCGAAGACGACGGGCGCGAGATGCGGCTCTATCGCATGCCCAGCAGTTCGCGTGCCTATCCGATGAAGCTGGAAGCGAAAGCCGAGAGATACGAGAAGATGTTCAAAGAGGTGCTTTAG
- a CDS encoding endonuclease/exonuclease/phosphatase family protein encodes MRTIKRVWVLTVALLAVSALSAQKKFSVYGVGFYNMENLFDTCHDEGKRDYEFLPTGSYRWNGMKYTHKLHNMARALADLGTDVLPNVGCAFVGLAEVENHKVLDDLTAQPQLAQRGYRYVHVEGPDRRGIDCALLYNPSLFSVRTVKLVPYIQTLAKDSDFLTRGFLTICGTLAGEPVAVVVCHLPSRFSDSFYREQGARQIRAIKDSLLREDSACKVLVMGDMNDDPIDKSICEALGGKGQIDEVGNDEMYNPWYNILVKEGVGTLLYQGAWNLFDQILLSPNLLNRHGTKDFATLKYWKHQIFKRDYLFQTEGKYKGSPKRTTAGGVWLDGFSDHLPVAVYLVKEQK; translated from the coding sequence ATGAGAACAATCAAACGAGTATGGGTCTTGACGGTGGCTCTGTTGGCCGTCTCGGCGCTGTCGGCACAGAAAAAGTTTTCTGTCTACGGTGTGGGCTTTTACAATATGGAGAACCTTTTCGACACGTGTCACGACGAGGGGAAACGGGATTATGAGTTTCTGCCCACCGGATCGTATCGATGGAACGGGATGAAATATACGCACAAGTTGCACAATATGGCGCGCGCACTGGCCGATTTGGGTACGGATGTGCTACCGAACGTGGGTTGCGCGTTCGTCGGACTGGCTGAGGTGGAGAACCACAAGGTGCTCGACGACCTCACCGCTCAGCCTCAACTGGCACAACGCGGCTACCGATATGTGCACGTAGAGGGGCCCGACCGCCGCGGCATCGACTGCGCCCTGCTCTATAACCCCTCGCTGTTCTCCGTGCGTACGGTGAAACTGGTGCCTTATATTCAAACGCTGGCAAAAGACAGCGACTTCTTGACGCGTGGCTTTCTCACCATCTGCGGCACGCTGGCCGGCGAGCCTGTGGCGGTGGTAGTGTGCCATTTGCCCAGTAGATTCAGCGATAGCTTCTATCGCGAACAGGGTGCACGGCAAATCAGAGCTATCAAAGACTCGCTGCTGCGCGAAGACTCTGCCTGCAAAGTGCTGGTGATGGGCGATATGAACGACGATCCTATCGACAAAAGTATCTGCGAGGCTCTGGGCGGAAAGGGCCAGATCGACGAGGTGGGGAACGACGAGATGTACAACCCTTGGTATAACATCTTGGTGAAAGAGGGCGTGGGCACGTTGCTCTATCAGGGGGCGTGGAACCTGTTCGACCAGATTCTGCTCTCGCCCAACTTGTTGAACCGACACGGAACGAAAGATTTTGCGACACTGAAATATTGGAAACACCAAATCTTCAAGCGCGACTATCTCTTCCAAACCGAAGGGAAGTATAAGGGTTCGCCCAAGCGCACCACGGCGGGTGGCGTGTGGCTCGACGGATTCAGCGACCATTTGCCCGTGGCGGTCTATTTGGTGAAAGAGCAAAAGTGA
- a CDS encoding NigD-like protein, whose product MKRKQLWLIALAMIVAGTGFQSCRDENNDDSLSYPTALVTVKPNTTNSSFTMQLNDSVVLLPANIKEAPFGSKEVRALVNYTLAEENTAHSGKMVNINWIDSIRTKNMAPTLGDKNTATYGTDPLEVVNDWVSIAEDGYLTLRFRTRWGVGVRHLVNLVPTGDQKDPYQVTFFHNAQKDLYGRVGDGIVAFRLDRLPDTKGKTVWLTLKWNSYSGMKMAKFKYCTRKETHASHTHMAAMTAPVQTNRID is encoded by the coding sequence ATGAAAAGAAAACAACTCTGGCTCATAGCCTTGGCAATGATCGTTGCGGGAACGGGATTTCAATCCTGCCGCGATGAGAACAATGACGATAGCCTGTCTTATCCTACAGCTCTCGTCACCGTAAAGCCCAATACGACCAACTCGTCGTTTACGATGCAACTCAACGACTCGGTGGTGTTGCTGCCCGCTAACATCAAAGAGGCACCCTTCGGAAGTAAAGAGGTGAGGGCACTGGTCAACTATACTCTTGCCGAAGAGAATACGGCCCACAGCGGAAAGATGGTGAACATCAACTGGATCGATAGCATCCGCACCAAGAATATGGCTCCGACGCTGGGCGATAAGAATACGGCTACCTATGGAACCGACCCTCTCGAGGTGGTGAACGACTGGGTGAGCATTGCCGAAGACGGATACCTCACCCTGCGCTTTAGAACGAGATGGGGAGTGGGGGTTCGGCATTTGGTGAATCTTGTGCCCACCGGCGATCAGAAAGATCCCTACCAAGTGACGTTCTTTCACAACGCACAGAAAGATCTCTACGGACGAGTGGGAGATGGTATCGTGGCTTTCCGGCTCGATCGATTGCCCGATACGAAAGGTAAAACCGTGTGGCTCACCTTGAAATGGAACTCTTATAGTGGAATGAAAATGGCCAAATTCAAATACTGCACCCGAAAGGAGACCCACGCTTCTCACACCCACATGGCGGCAATGACGGCACCGGTGCAGACCAACAGAATAGACTGA
- a CDS encoding RNA polymerase sigma factor, whose translation MHFFIGDKEKQLVKRMHDGENAAMKEFYTLYIDYLTGVCARYIDQDDDLKDVLQDGIVKIITRIREFNYRGPGSLQAWATRIVVNQSLSFLKNRQRNGFASLVADVPDEKEIDDPPIRDVPAEVIHQMVRELPEGYRMVFNLFVFENKSHQEIAQLLGIKKDSSASQLHRAKNLLARKIEMYNHSMEPR comes from the coding sequence GTGCATTTTTTCATCGGAGACAAAGAAAAACAGTTGGTAAAACGTATGCATGACGGCGAAAACGCGGCCATGAAGGAGTTCTACACGCTGTATATCGACTATCTCACAGGGGTTTGTGCACGCTATATCGATCAGGATGACGACCTGAAAGATGTCCTTCAAGATGGCATTGTTAAGATCATTACACGCATCCGGGAGTTTAACTACAGAGGACCTGGTTCGCTACAGGCCTGGGCCACGCGGATTGTGGTGAATCAATCGCTCTCGTTTCTGAAGAATCGACAACGCAACGGCTTTGCTTCGCTCGTGGCAGATGTGCCCGACGAGAAAGAAATAGACGATCCGCCCATACGCGATGTGCCCGCAGAGGTGATTCATCAAATGGTGAGAGAACTGCCCGAAGGCTATCGAATGGTGTTCAACCTCTTCGTCTTCGAGAACAAAAGTCACCAGGAGATTGCCCAGCTTCTGGGCATTAAGAAAGATAGTTCGGCCTCCCAGCTGCACAGAGCTAAGAATCTGCTGGCCCGAAAAATAGAAATGTATAACCATTCAATGGAACCACGATGA
- a CDS encoding outer membrane beta-barrel protein, translating to MKEQWRKELQEKLADYRQTAPLLSWEEIEERITPALGQPKPRRGLANRWAAAAVALLVGGATVLLLHRNGENLNAYQGASTSQMGLNVPQTEINHLPGGQIAAAEKTQRPNIESNIRTQTAIDEDAWAEVPVEETGANTAAITRTETTESAETSKNSTDNRGQTPPKCNAEAHVSPGNPFLSKHQQRGTASSLTAKVYVSGAMMASNGSNAVRHALGQANAIGVVYDSEMNEPADRELKNQSAQSSQEVHHRQPVRFGMSVRYALNRRWSVEGGLTYSRHYSEITKKSGQYASETQQTLHFIGIPLNANYRIWGNKRFQIYASAGAMGEKMVSGKTRTKARYADTSAENETTEKVKMPEIQLSVNAGIGAECQLDKVFSVYVEPGVSHHFKNGNNLATIYKDRPTNFNLNIGLRCSLR from the coding sequence ATGAAAGAACAATGGAGAAAAGAGTTGCAAGAGAAGCTGGCCGACTATCGACAGACGGCCCCCTTGCTGTCGTGGGAAGAGATAGAAGAAAGGATAACACCCGCGTTGGGTCAGCCAAAGCCGCGCCGAGGGCTCGCTAACAGATGGGCGGCAGCGGCAGTGGCTCTGCTGGTGGGCGGCGCAACAGTGCTGCTCTTGCATCGCAACGGTGAAAACTTGAACGCTTATCAAGGTGCATCGACGTCGCAGATGGGCCTCAACGTACCGCAAACAGAAATCAATCATCTGCCGGGAGGGCAGATCGCAGCGGCAGAAAAAACGCAACGACCGAACATAGAGAGTAACATTAGGACACAAACCGCTATCGATGAAGACGCTTGGGCAGAGGTTCCGGTCGAGGAAACAGGGGCAAACACCGCTGCCATAACCCGTACCGAGACAACCGAATCTGCCGAAACCTCCAAAAACAGTACTGACAATCGGGGGCAGACTCCCCCCAAATGCAACGCCGAGGCTCACGTTTCGCCCGGCAATCCTTTCCTCTCTAAACACCAACAGAGAGGAACCGCCTCTTCGCTCACCGCTAAAGTGTATGTCTCGGGGGCGATGATGGCATCCAATGGAAGCAATGCCGTGAGGCATGCGCTGGGACAGGCCAATGCCATCGGTGTGGTTTATGATTCGGAAATGAATGAACCCGCCGACCGAGAACTGAAAAATCAATCCGCACAATCTTCTCAAGAGGTGCACCATCGGCAGCCCGTTCGCTTCGGAATGTCGGTTCGCTACGCCTTGAACCGCAGATGGAGCGTGGAGGGAGGTCTGACTTATAGCAGGCATTACTCTGAGATAACGAAGAAATCGGGGCAATATGCCAGTGAAACTCAACAAACACTCCACTTCATCGGTATTCCGCTGAACGCCAACTACCGGATATGGGGCAACAAACGCTTCCAAATCTATGCCTCGGCAGGGGCAATGGGCGAGAAGATGGTGAGCGGAAAGACCCGCACAAAGGCTCGATATGCTGACACATCGGCCGAAAACGAGACTACCGAAAAGGTGAAAATGCCAGAGATACAGCTCTCGGTGAACGCCGGTATCGGGGCCGAATGCCAACTCGATAAGGTCTTCAGTGTGTACGTAGAGCCGGGTGTGAGCCACCATTTCAAGAACGGCAACAATCTGGCCACTATCTATAAAGATCGTCCTACCAACTTCAATCTCAACATCGGCTTAAGATGTTCGCTGAGATAA